The sequence TTGGAGAGCGCGTGCCTACCGGTGCCAAGCGAGATCGTGATGCCCTTCGCCGGTTGGCTGGCGTACGAGGGCAAGCTGGACCTCGTCCTGGTCACGCTCATGGGAACGCTGGGATGCACCCTCGGGTCGGTGGTCGCCTACAAGGTGGGAGAGCACGGAGGGCGGGCCTTCATCTGCCGTTATGGCAAGTACATGCTGCTCAGTGAGAGGTCAATCGAGAACAGTGAGCGTTGGTTCCGGAAGTATGGCGATGTGGCCGTGTTCGGTAGCAGGCTGCTGCCTGTGGTTCGTACCTTCATATCCCTGCCAGCTGGCATAGCGAAGATGCCCTTT comes from Methanomassiliicoccales archaeon and encodes:
- a CDS encoding DedA family protein, which gives rise to MDLIAWGVQVLKDIIEGLGYPGIVMLMGLESACLPVPSEIVMPFAGWLAYEGKLDLVLVTLMGTLGCTLGSVVAYKVGEHGGRAFICRYGKYMLLSERSIENSERWFRKYGDVAVFGSRLLPVVRTFISLPAGIAKMPFWRFVVLSTIGSLPWCLFLTYLGYVLGANWQSIEGAFRGFEVVVVLAVLVAIIYFFIHRRRRKRKPEFCPPELKSDQTE